Part of the Natrarchaeobius halalkaliphilus genome is shown below.
GAACCCGACAGCGGCGAGAACGGTCGGGTCGGGAGTGACGACGAGAACGACGACTGTCGAACCGAAAGTGACGACGACATCGTGGGATATGCCGTCTCTCGAGCCCACCACGCGGACGTCGGCGGGTCGTCACCCGGCAGTATGCCTGCGGACTCGAGGGAGATCTATCAGGAGGGACTTCGCATCCCGCCGACCCGCCTCGTCGCGGCGGGCGACGTCAGAGAGGACGTCCGATCGCTCGTGCTCGCGAACGTGCGGAATCCGGGCGAGCGTCGCGCCGATCTCAGAGCCCAGCTCGCCGCGAACGAGCGCGCCGAGACCAGGCTCGGGGCGCTGTTCGACGAACACGGACGCGAGACCGTACTGGCTGGCTTCGACGACGTGATCGAGTACTCCCGCGCGCGCCTGGAAACCGAGATCGAGACGCTTCCGGACGGCACGTTCGAGGCGACGGACGTCCTCGAGGGCGACGGCGTCGTCGACGAAGACATCGAGATCAGCGTGGCGGTGACCATCGACGGACCGACGATCGACGTCGATTTCGCCGGCACGGCAGAACAGCTCGCGGGCAACCTCAACGCACCGATGGCAGTCGCTCGGAGTGCGGTCTACTTCGTCGTCCGCTGTGTTACCGATCCGGAAATCCCGCCGAACCACGGCTGTTACGTGCCCGTCAGCGTCCACGCACCCGACGGGTCGCTCCTGAACCCGAACTCCCCGGCAGCGGTCGTCGGGGGGAACGTCGAGACCAGCCAGCGGGTGACGGACGTGGTTTTCACCGCCCTCGCGTCGGCGGTTCCGGATCGCGTCCCCGCACAGGGCCAGGGAACGATGAACAACCTGACGATCGGCGGACGGGGCAGTTCCTTTACCTACTACGAGACCATCGGCGGCGGATTCGGTGCCCGCTCGGACCGCGAGGGCATGGACGGCGTTCAGGTCGGGATGACGAACACGCTCAACACCCCGATCGAGTCGCTCGAGACCGAGTACCCGCTTCGGGTCGACCGGTACGCGCTCCGACCGGACAGCGGTGGCCGTGGCACGCATCGGGGTGGTCTCGGCCTCGAGCGGACGCTCACCGTCGAAGCCGACGCGACGGTGTCCGTCCTCACCGAGCGGCGACGCCACGGGCCGAAAGGAGTCGCCGGCGGGGAGGACGGCGCACCCGGCGAGAACCTGATCGATGGCGAGGTCGTCCCCGCGAAGACGACCGTCGACGTCGAGACGGGAACGACGGTGACGATCCGGACACCCGGTGGCGGCGGCCACGGCGATCCCGACGATTCACGCGCGACAGACGATCGCTCCGAGTGAGCGGGTCGTCGATCCGAGTAAGATCGCCGTGCGCTCCGCGTCACTCTCGAGTGAAATCAACCGGTCGGCGGACGTCAGTTTCGCCACACTCGCGGGACGGACGAGTACGGCGGTACATCGTGCGTAGCCGGGTACTCGGTACAACAGCCCGCGTACGCTCACGCGAACACCCGTACGCTGACCTCGTCCGCATCGTCTTCGGTGACGACTCGAGCGGGAAACCGTTCGTCTTTCTCGGTGGGATAGGTCTCGAAACCGAGTCTCACTCGAGCGGTTTCGTTCGGATCGACGACTACCGTTCGCGCGTCGACCACGGTCGGATCGTGTCCCACGACGAGTTCGAGTTCCCGCGTTTCGGCCGTCGATCCGGTGTTCACGACGGCTGCAGCTACCTCGAGTACGTCCCCGGCGGCGACCGGGTCGTTCGTGTCGTGGATCGTAACCTCGACTGTTCCGCGACGGTCGACCCGCTCGAACTGCCAGCTCGGATCGGGTTCCGTGACGGTTCCGTCCCGGCAGACGACCCACGGGACGAGAGTACAGGTGTGACACCCGACGGTCGAAAGACGTGCCGTATCCCGTCGATCCTCGAGATCCGAAACGCCGAGTATGCTGTCCGACTGGGTGAGCCACCAGATGACGCGATCGAGCGCCCCGTCGGGAACGGTCGCCTCGAGCTCGAACTCGACGTCTGCCGGATCGTCGCGAGCGACTTCGATGACTTGGTCGGTTGGGCGACTGGTTTCGATCGCGGGAGCGCGCGTTCCGTCGGCGGTCACATCGATCGTCCACCGCGCTCCGTAGGTTCCCGCTTCGGCGTCCGGGAGAACCGCCGCCGTCACCTCGTGTGTGCCCGGCGAGTCGAACGCGTATCGAAAGAAGTGAGCGCCACGCTCGTCGTAGTACGCCGGCTGCCAGGTATCGACGGCCGTATCTCCGATCTGTTCGCCGTCGAGCCACCAGATCGTCCGCTGTCCGTCCCCAGGGTCGACGGCTCCCGCTTCGAAGAGGACGGACGTTCCCGGTTCGACGGAGAGGTCCGCCCCGGGACGTGCGTTCGCGAGCGTCGACGCACCCTCGACGCGAACGGTACGTTCGTCCGTCGCACCGTCGGCGTCGACGCGGACCGGAAACTCGTCGCTTTCCGGGACCGGATAGGTGTTGAACCCCATCCTCATCGGTTCCCTCGTTTCCCCCGCGTCGATCGTCGTCTCGACGGTACTGACGCGTTCGCGGTCGTGACCGACGATCAGCTCGACGGTCGTCCGAACGGCCGTCGAACCGGTGTTTTCGACTACGGGAGTCACCTCGAGGTACTCGCCGGCGGCGACCGGGGCGTTGGTCTCGCTGATCCGAACCTCGAGAGTCGACTCGGCCGACGCGGACGCACTCGAGCCGTCGTCCGAATCGGTCGAGTGCCCACCGTCCGCCCGCCATCGTTTCGTCGAAAGCAGTACGCTCCCCGCCGAGACACCCGTAAGGAGCCGACGTCGAGTCGGTCGTTCCATACCCGAAAAATCCGTAGTCGCGCTAAAAACGGCCAGCACCGTTTCGGTCGAAATCAGCCGTTTCGATCGCGGTCGGTCTCGGGTATCCGTCGGGATCGGCGCGTATTCCGACACTACCCTCGCGCTGCCGTCTCGAGCGCACCCTCAGATACTCCCGTCGAGCTGTCGTCCCGAACACTGCTCTCTAGCTGTCGCGTCGAGTCGGCCGCAGAACGACGAATGCTAGGGCGCGTCGTCATCGTCCGGATTCATCGCCGCCCCGAGGCCGCCGTCGTAGGCCTCCCGGTTTTCGATCTCCCGGATGCGCTGTTCGAGTCGGGTCTCGAGAGCCGCTCGGCGTTCCTCGTCGACGTCGGGATCGCTTTCTCGGTCGCGCAGATCCGCACGAGCGGTCCGTAACAGGGAAACGGCCTCTTGCGCTTCGAGGTCGCG
Proteins encoded:
- a CDS encoding hydantoinase B/oxoprolinase family protein; its protein translation is MTHNSNDDANDDGETCRSSDSETDDPDIDPVTLEVLRNQLEGVAEEMGQTLIRGAYSPNIKERRDCSTALFDAEGRTIAQAEHIPVHLGAMPAAVEAVRERNPNPGDVFVLNDPFTGGTHLPDVTLVSPLAPGSGRGSEDKPDEDGHRSEPDSGENGRVGSDDENDDCRTESDDDIVGYAVSRAHHADVGGSSPGSMPADSREIYQEGLRIPPTRLVAAGDVREDVRSLVLANVRNPGERRADLRAQLAANERAETRLGALFDEHGRETVLAGFDDVIEYSRARLETEIETLPDGTFEATDVLEGDGVVDEDIEISVAVTIDGPTIDVDFAGTAEQLAGNLNAPMAVARSAVYFVVRCVTDPEIPPNHGCYVPVSVHAPDGSLLNPNSPAAVVGGNVETSQRVTDVVFTALASAVPDRVPAQGQGTMNNLTIGGRGSSFTYYETIGGGFGARSDREGMDGVQVGMTNTLNTPIESLETEYPLRVDRYALRPDSGGRGTHRGGLGLERTLTVEADATVSVLTERRRHGPKGVAGGEDGAPGENLIDGEVVPAKTTVDVETGTTVTIRTPGGGGHGDPDDSRATDDRSE